A single region of the Ziziphus jujuba cultivar Dongzao chromosome 10, ASM3175591v1 genome encodes:
- the LOC107412034 gene encoding amidase 1: MARRDSDYGAFMEKFVLQPSSSQHQLPLNALTFAVKDIFDVDGYVTGFGNPDWAKTHSPAASTAPAVLAILNAGAKCIGKTVMDEMAYSINGENIHYGTPRNPYAPDTVPGGSSSGSAVAVGANLVDFSLGTDTGGSVRVPASYCGIFGFRPSHGVISTSGVIPMAQSFDTVGWFARNPVLLNKVGRVLLQLPDINPVTPAQFIIADDCFQLSTIPSSRVEEVLVKSVEKLYGSRLVKHANLGDHVKEKVPSLSTFLPKANADQEYNIPSLAALSSAMRLLQRYEFKNNHGKWVSTVRPDLGPGISERVQEALRTTDENIDICQSVKTELRSALAALLGDFGVLAIPTVPGSPPKLQIDPTTLETFRARAFSLLSIAGVSGFCQVSIPLGLYDNLPVSVSLLAKHGLDGFLLNLVETLYPTIKEELGLQ; the protein is encoded by the exons ATGGCAAGAAGAGACTCCGACTATGGAGCTTTCATGGAGAAATTCGTTTTACAACCGAGCTCTTCGCAACACCAACTTCCCCTAAATGCCCTCACTTTTGCCGTCAAAGACAT ATTTGATGTGGATGGATATGTAACTGGATTTGGGAATCCTGATTGGGCAAAGACTCACTCACCTGCCGCATCAACTGCTCCAGCAGTTTTGGCCATCTTGAATGCTGGTGCTAAATGTATTGGTAAAACTGTCATGGATGAAATGGCATACAG TATAAATGGAGAAAACATACATTATGGGACTCCCAGAAATCCATATGCGCCAGATACAGTTCCTGGAGGATCTTCTAGCGGGTCTGCTGTTGCAGTTGGTGCTAACCTTGTAGATTTTTCCTTAG GAACTGACACTGGAGGAAGTGTAAGAGTACCTGCATCTTATTGTGGAATTTTCGGGTTTCGGCCTTCTCACGGTGTTATTTCTACTTCTGGAGTTATCCCTATGGCACAAAGTTTTGATACTGTGG GATGGTTTGCTAGGAATCCTGTGCTTTTGAATAAAGTTGGACGTGTACTACTGCAATTGCCCGACATAAATCCTGTCACACCTGCTCAGTTTATCATTGCAGATGACTGTTTCCAGCTTTCAACTATTCCGAGCAGTCGAGTAGAAGAAGTTCTAGTTAAATCAGTTGAGAAGTTGTATGGAA GTCGTCTTGTTAAGCATGCTAACCTTGGGGACCATGTCAAGGAAAAAGTTCCAAGTTTGAGTACTTTCCTGCCTAAAGCAAATGCAGATCAAGAATATAATATACCATCCTTAGCAGCACTGTCAAGTGCTATGCGTCTACTTCAGCG gtatgagttcaagaataaccATGGCAAATGGGTGAGTACTGTCAGACCTGATTTAGGTCCTGGAATTTCAGAACGTGTACAGGAAGCTCTAAGGACAACtgatgaaaatattgatatcTGTCAATCTGTGAAAACTGAGTTACGTTCTGCTCTTGCTGCTCTCCTTGGG GATTTTGGTGTACTTGCAATTCCAACAGTTCCAGGATCTCCGCCAAAACTACAAATAGATCCTACTACACTGGAAACTTTTCGTGCAAGGGCTTTTAGCTTGCTATCCATAGCTGGAGTATCTGGATTTTGCCAG GTAAGCATTCCACTGGGGCTGTACGACAACCTACCTGTGTCAGTTTCCTTGTTGGCAAAACACGGCTTAGATGGATTCCTTCTCAATCTAGTTGAGACTCTTTATCCCACCATCAAAGAAGAGCTTGGATTGCAATAA